One part of the Sulfolobus tengchongensis genome encodes these proteins:
- a CDS encoding R2-like ligand-binding oxidase, translating into MGMSFEEYKHEYFKSIRHGGLNWSLFPMKLYQLGKKLFWDPASIDLSKDAEDWKKLNDLEKMFIINVGSKFSAGEEAVALDLHPLIVTLVKEGRVEEVMYLEQFVYEESKHVEAFRRFFDAVGVIEDLSAYTKELSPNYRKIFYEELPKAMWNLSKDPSPENQVKAVVTYNMIVEGVAAEGGYNIFRQIIKRTNMFPGLAKMVNLIATDESRHIAFGVYLIARLVKEHGEKVYKAAMDHINYLAPYAVGIFSEPTIPQEAKLPFELPSAEIVDYAKKLLNTRIDAINRARQMKLEMLTPKDLDVIESW; encoded by the coding sequence ATGGGAATGAGTTTTGAAGAATATAAACATGAATATTTTAAGTCAATAAGGCATGGTGGATTAAATTGGTCTCTTTTCCCAATGAAACTCTATCAATTGGGTAAAAAACTCTTTTGGGATCCAGCTAGTATTGATCTAAGTAAAGACGCTGAGGACTGGAAAAAATTAAATGATTTAGAAAAGATGTTCATAATAAATGTAGGTTCCAAGTTCTCTGCTGGAGAGGAAGCAGTAGCGTTAGATCTTCACCCGCTTATAGTTACACTAGTTAAAGAGGGAAGAGTAGAAGAAGTCATGTACCTAGAACAGTTCGTTTATGAAGAATCTAAACACGTAGAGGCTTTCAGAAGATTTTTTGATGCGGTAGGAGTTATAGAAGATTTAAGCGCTTACACCAAAGAACTTTCCCCAAATTATAGGAAGATATTTTATGAAGAATTACCTAAGGCTATGTGGAACCTATCTAAAGACCCTTCGCCAGAAAATCAAGTTAAGGCAGTAGTTACGTATAATATGATAGTTGAAGGTGTAGCTGCTGAGGGTGGTTACAATATATTTAGACAAATAATAAAGAGAACAAATATGTTTCCTGGCTTAGCTAAAATGGTAAACTTAATAGCGACAGACGAGTCTAGACACATTGCATTTGGAGTGTATTTAATAGCGAGATTAGTGAAAGAACATGGGGAGAAAGTGTATAAGGCTGCAATGGATCACATAAACTACTTAGCGCCTTACGCTGTGGGGATATTTTCAGAACCTACTATACCTCAAGAAGCTAAGTTGCCATTCGAACTACCTTCCGCAGAGATAGTAGATTACGCTAAAAAACTTTTAAATACGAGAATTGATGCGATAAATAGGGCTAGGCAAATGAAACTAGAAATGCTAACACCTAAAGATTTAGACGTAATTGAATCGTGGTGA
- a CDS encoding acyl-CoA dehydrogenase family protein, with amino-acid sequence MILDLNFEIGEDLKLILNSINELMESQWSTKKLRAVMEGNKEYVEQIWKEIIKLDILPYFSTLPLRDVVIINEFIGKKLLPGIVISSMVASRGIKNKDILNKLYSGEVKIAISDSNFVPSADQADYILVNNKLIRKENSTIQTFNSLDNSMKISKVEYNNYDNVEVNNAEIALLLASQMVGSGEEVVNMSIKYSKERIAFGKPIGSYQAIKHRVVNNAIDVELVRSLVIEASDNIKYVWLAKDLANKKIPKTIMSGIQVHGGIGFTDDIDIHLHLRRVLTLSKLYNSEINFSEFLQPI; translated from the coding sequence ATGATTCTAGATTTAAACTTCGAAATTGGAGAAGATTTAAAGTTAATTTTAAATAGCATTAACGAACTAATGGAGTCGCAATGGTCAACTAAGAAGTTAAGAGCTGTTATGGAAGGAAATAAGGAATACGTGGAGCAAATATGGAAGGAGATAATTAAACTCGATATATTACCATATTTCTCCACATTACCATTAAGAGATGTAGTGATAATTAATGAGTTTATAGGCAAAAAACTATTGCCCGGGATTGTAATAAGTAGTATGGTTGCGTCTAGGGGCATTAAAAATAAAGATATTTTAAATAAATTGTATTCCGGAGAGGTTAAAATAGCGATATCTGATTCTAATTTTGTGCCCTCTGCTGATCAAGCGGATTACATATTGGTGAATAATAAATTAATAAGGAAAGAGAATTCCACAATACAAACTTTTAACTCGCTTGATAATTCCATGAAAATTAGTAAAGTTGAATACAACAATTATGATAACGTAGAAGTAAACAACGCTGAAATCGCATTATTGTTAGCATCCCAAATGGTTGGAAGTGGAGAAGAGGTTGTTAATATGTCAATTAAATACAGTAAAGAAAGAATAGCGTTTGGAAAGCCAATAGGTTCTTATCAAGCTATAAAGCATAGGGTTGTTAACAATGCAATAGACGTTGAATTAGTAAGATCACTAGTAATAGAAGCCTCAGATAATATAAAATACGTTTGGTTAGCTAAGGATCTGGCAAATAAAAAGATACCCAAAACTATAATGAGTGGAATACAAGTACATGGGGGAATAGGGTTTACTGATGACATAGATATCCACTTGCATTTAAGAAGAGTACTTACGCTAAGTAAGTTATATAATAGTGAAATTAACTTCTCTGAGTTTCTACAACCTATATAA
- a CDS encoding acetyl-CoA C-acetyltransferase: protein MLEDIYLVDYLRTPFTRFSRKDFQKDPFYNIRPEELAGMVINKLIEKNGLKAEEIDEIITGCALQVGEQWAFGGRHEIFAAKLPYTIPTMAVDRQCASSLTTVSIGAMEISTGMADIIIAGGVEKMSRTPMFDNPHIEINTKFITDSKYAEYDLATGYVMGLTAEKLAEEAKITREEMDRWSLRSHQLAWKATQEGYFKNEILSIDVEIEGKKVSLNVDQSIRPDTSLEKLAQLPPAFKPNGTITAGNSAPLNSGASYVLLMSKNALKKYGLTPMAKIKSFGFAGVPPAVMGKGPVPASKKALEKANLTPRNIDLWEINEAFAVVVLYAIKQLELNEETVNKRGGAIAIGHPLGATGARLVGTLARQLVLEGKDYGVATLCVGGGQGGAIVLERV, encoded by the coding sequence ATGTTAGAAGACATATATCTGGTGGATTATCTTAGAACACCATTCACAAGATTTTCAAGAAAAGATTTCCAAAAAGATCCGTTTTACAATATCAGACCAGAGGAATTAGCTGGAATGGTAATAAATAAGCTAATTGAGAAAAATGGCCTAAAGGCTGAGGAAATAGATGAAATAATCACTGGCTGTGCACTTCAAGTTGGTGAACAATGGGCATTTGGAGGCAGACATGAAATATTTGCGGCGAAATTACCTTACACCATTCCAACTATGGCTGTGGATAGACAATGTGCTTCTTCTTTGACTACGGTATCGATTGGGGCAATGGAAATATCGACTGGCATGGCTGATATAATAATAGCTGGTGGAGTAGAGAAAATGTCTAGAACACCAATGTTCGACAATCCGCACATAGAGATCAATACAAAGTTCATAACTGACAGTAAGTATGCTGAATACGACTTAGCTACGGGTTATGTAATGGGATTAACTGCAGAGAAACTAGCAGAGGAAGCTAAAATAACCAGAGAGGAAATGGATAGATGGTCATTGAGAAGTCATCAATTAGCGTGGAAAGCTACGCAAGAGGGTTACTTTAAGAATGAGATATTATCAATTGATGTTGAGATTGAGGGGAAAAAGGTTTCTTTAAACGTAGATCAATCTATTCGTCCTGATACTAGTCTTGAAAAATTAGCCCAACTACCGCCTGCATTCAAGCCAAATGGAACTATAACAGCTGGAAATTCAGCGCCATTAAATTCTGGAGCATCATACGTACTCCTAATGTCTAAAAATGCGCTTAAAAAGTATGGTTTAACACCAATGGCAAAAATTAAGAGCTTTGGATTTGCTGGAGTACCACCTGCGGTAATGGGAAAAGGTCCAGTACCAGCATCTAAAAAAGCGTTAGAGAAAGCGAATCTCACACCTCGAAATATAGATTTATGGGAAATAAACGAGGCTTTTGCTGTAGTTGTATTATACGCTATTAAGCAATTAGAATTAAATGAAGAGACTGTCAATAAAAGAGGTGGGGCAATAGCTATTGGACATCCACTAGGTGCTACTGGAGCTAGATTAGTCGGAACTTTAGCCAGACAACTTGTATTAGAAGGAAAAGATTATGGAGTAGCTACCTTATGTGTAGGTGGAGGACAAGGTGGAGCAATAGTTTTAGAAAGAGTCTAA